A genome region from bacterium includes the following:
- a CDS encoding sugar ABC transporter substrate-binding protein, whose protein sequence is MKRYNLSKLASVTAGLAVGVLILGACSFGGGSTPGPGEASSTTTNDPGIALAKAAVTAATAPITSFQAPGPAFDAAKASGKDVWVLAPLSVPFAATALRGMREAASTAHVTITAFDTKAQVALTSQGIQQAIAAHAAAILIIALPVTLFSADLATAQKAGIKVISVENHDPGLPPSTDPKAVVASVDQCHGCAGTVMADYVIAKAKGAANVVIFWSSDSPGIGEPQLKAIKEEFATNCASCKVSVEDAPIATWATRLTAQTQSVLTANPKANVLLPIYDGMVPFMLPAVYAANRSSGVSIVTYNATPAVMQSLAKGDVVVADIGVGTTRFGWAWADQAFRVLAGAAPVADENVPLRLFDSTNVKQLKIDGPDDAWYGTVDYRSAYEKLWGLS, encoded by the coding sequence ATGAAAAGGTACAACCTTAGTAAGCTGGCGAGCGTTACTGCAGGGTTAGCAGTCGGTGTGCTCATTCTTGGCGCGTGCAGTTTTGGGGGCGGGTCTACTCCAGGCCCAGGAGAAGCGTCATCGACTACGACAAACGATCCGGGCATCGCATTGGCAAAAGCTGCTGTCACCGCTGCGACTGCACCTATTACTTCGTTTCAGGCTCCGGGCCCAGCCTTCGACGCCGCCAAAGCGAGCGGGAAGGATGTCTGGGTTCTTGCGCCGCTTAGTGTCCCATTTGCCGCAACTGCGTTGCGCGGTATGCGCGAGGCCGCAAGCACTGCACACGTGACAATTACCGCATTTGACACGAAGGCACAAGTTGCGCTAACGAGTCAAGGTATTCAGCAAGCGATCGCGGCTCACGCGGCAGCGATCCTAATTATCGCTCTTCCGGTAACCTTGTTCTCTGCGGACTTGGCCACCGCTCAGAAAGCCGGCATCAAGGTAATAAGTGTGGAAAACCATGATCCTGGATTACCGCCGTCGACCGATCCAAAGGCGGTAGTCGCCTCGGTGGATCAGTGTCACGGATGCGCTGGCACAGTTATGGCGGATTATGTCATTGCCAAGGCCAAGGGTGCCGCCAACGTGGTTATCTTCTGGTCGTCAGATTCTCCCGGTATCGGTGAACCGCAGTTGAAGGCGATAAAAGAAGAGTTTGCGACAAATTGTGCCTCGTGCAAGGTAAGTGTCGAAGATGCGCCTATCGCCACTTGGGCAACTCGGCTGACCGCACAAACTCAATCTGTCCTCACGGCAAATCCAAAGGCGAATGTCCTGCTTCCTATTTATGACGGAATGGTACCGTTCATGCTTCCAGCGGTCTATGCGGCGAACCGAAGCTCAGGAGTCAGCATCGTCACGTATAATGCCACGCCTGCCGTGATGCAGAGTCTCGCTAAAGGTGATGTTGTGGTCGCCGACATCGGAGTAGGGACTACTCGGTTTGGGTGGGCCTGGGCGGATCAGGCGTTCAGGGTATTGGCCGGCGCCGCGCCGGTTGCCGATGAGAATGTGCCCCTCAGGTTGTTCGACTCGACTAATGTTAAGCAACTTAAAATCGACGGGCCTGATGACGCTTGGTACGGCACTGTCGACTATCGGAGTGCTTACGAGAAGCTCTGGGGACTATCTTGA
- a CDS encoding sugar ABC transporter ATP-binding protein, with amino-acid sequence MVRHCRLSECLREALGTILNELDGHEEYGSRKGSTDDHGFLLEARGLSKTFGERTVLSSLDFTVAPGTVHALVGQNGSGKSTFIKILSGYYTPDPGGRLKVKGQEIPLPVSHKEITRAGISFVHQDLGLVPALSVVENVMVRRFHPNRIGYISWRAEKARTASCLERVGIRVDPEMLVQDLDPVEQALVAIARGLDGLPKSGGVLILDEPTAYLPRDGVDRLFDAVDQVRNIGFGIVLVSHRLEEVRRMADDITVLRDSRVVLESSAGNLSDDDLVTAIVGRALLARKPAPVLAKGATLGRVSGLYGPQVIDCSFEVREGEVVGLAGLIGMGQNEVVHLLFGAARAMHGTLQVGDSQISLSEMTPRKAMARGISFLPGDRRSQSAVAVGTVSENLSLPILGKIARWGFLRPRVVQKHVLALVEEYDVRPAEPNLPFGLLSGGNQQKALVGKWMQLTPRLLMFEEPTAGVDVGGKSEILRRIRSSVQSTSAAAIIASSDFAEFAEVCDRVLVFRDGRIVGELNSAEISEDSIAELALRPVELVQSA; translated from the coding sequence TTGGTACGGCACTGTCGACTATCGGAGTGCTTACGAGAAGCTCTGGGGACTATCTTGAATGAATTGGATGGTCACGAGGAGTATGGCAGCCGCAAAGGCTCAACGGATGATCATGGGTTCCTTCTTGAGGCTCGTGGGTTGTCGAAAACGTTCGGTGAGAGGACCGTTCTCAGTAGTTTGGACTTTACAGTCGCGCCGGGGACTGTCCATGCCCTTGTAGGTCAAAATGGATCAGGAAAATCGACTTTCATTAAAATCCTTTCTGGCTATTACACGCCTGATCCCGGTGGACGTCTCAAGGTCAAGGGGCAAGAGATCCCGTTGCCGGTGTCCCACAAGGAGATTACCCGGGCTGGTATCAGTTTTGTCCACCAAGATCTCGGACTTGTACCGGCCCTTTCCGTCGTTGAGAATGTCATGGTCAGGCGGTTTCACCCAAACCGCATTGGGTATATCTCGTGGCGCGCGGAGAAAGCGCGGACTGCAAGTTGCCTCGAGAGGGTCGGAATTCGGGTCGATCCTGAGATGCTCGTCCAAGATCTTGACCCGGTAGAACAGGCTCTGGTGGCTATCGCGCGCGGGCTTGACGGCCTTCCGAAGAGCGGGGGCGTTCTGATACTCGACGAACCTACGGCATATCTCCCGAGAGATGGAGTTGACAGGCTCTTCGATGCTGTCGATCAGGTACGTAACATCGGGTTCGGAATAGTCCTTGTTTCACACAGGCTGGAGGAGGTCAGGAGAATGGCGGACGACATCACGGTCCTTCGCGATAGCCGTGTGGTGCTCGAATCTTCCGCTGGCAACCTCAGTGATGACGATCTCGTTACTGCCATTGTTGGTCGTGCGTTACTCGCTCGGAAACCCGCACCCGTTTTGGCGAAGGGTGCGACCCTCGGTCGCGTAAGTGGCTTGTATGGTCCTCAGGTTATTGACTGCAGTTTTGAAGTACGTGAGGGTGAAGTCGTTGGGCTTGCAGGGCTTATCGGCATGGGACAGAACGAGGTTGTGCACCTGCTCTTCGGAGCTGCTAGGGCGATGCACGGTACCCTCCAGGTCGGAGACTCGCAAATTTCGCTTAGCGAAATGACACCGCGCAAGGCGATGGCACGGGGGATATCGTTCCTCCCTGGTGACCGGCGGAGTCAGTCGGCAGTCGCCGTTGGCACAGTGTCCGAGAATCTAAGCCTGCCAATTCTTGGGAAGATTGCCCGTTGGGGTTTCCTTAGACCGCGAGTAGTACAAAAGCATGTGCTAGCTCTAGTCGAAGAGTATGACGTCAGACCAGCAGAGCCTAATCTCCCGTTTGGATTGCTAAGTGGCGGAAACCAACAGAAGGCTCTAGTCGGTAAGTGGATGCAATTGACGCCTCGACTTCTCATGTTTGAGGAACCGACTGCTGGCGTCGATGTAGGAGGCAAGAGCGAGATACTCCGGCGAATTCGAAGTTCAGTTCAGTCAACCTCAGCGGCGGCCATAATCGCAAGTTCGGATTTCGCGGAATTTGCAGAGGTTTGCGACCGGGTTCTGGTTTTCCGCGACGGTCGAATCGTTGGCGAACTCAATTCGGCAGAGATATCTGAGGATTCAATCGCCGAGCTGGCTCTGCGTCCTGTTGAGTTAGTTCAATCTGCGTGA
- a CDS encoding ring-opening amidohydrolase yields MTSQRVSIHLCEMKTPTDVSEVEALLGKIDPHSIVGVIGKTEGTGLSDDYARVVADWSLRDAIGARTGWSRDEVGVRVAFVLSGGCFGAVTPHVSIITREDMRETPHSGKWLAVGRGWSDEIFAEDVGRSAQIRKVAAAVRQAQVDASIDDVSDIHCVLVKAPSLTRETIEDARRRGKDVVTTDLGVGENGAMCFSNDGSALGVALALGEIAERDVNDTIVRQRWDLYSEVASTSSGGEKRHAEIFLLGNSTKSVSDLRIGHGITRDFIDQEGIKSALRSAGLDFDCAPNPEQQSHVVAVFAKMIVPGDGQIRGHSSTLLRESNPERTAKAVGGALIGSVIGETRFFMSGGERNSHQGPPGGSPVAAVVRP; encoded by the coding sequence ATGACCTCACAACGAGTTTCAATCCATCTGTGTGAAATGAAAACGCCAACCGACGTTTCAGAAGTCGAAGCGCTACTCGGCAAGATTGATCCGCACTCAATTGTCGGAGTTATAGGCAAGACGGAGGGCACGGGGCTATCGGATGATTATGCACGTGTGGTTGCTGACTGGAGCTTGCGAGATGCAATAGGTGCGCGCACCGGCTGGAGTCGCGATGAGGTTGGTGTGCGAGTCGCTTTTGTCCTTTCGGGCGGGTGCTTTGGTGCTGTCACACCGCATGTATCGATCATCACCCGTGAAGACATGAGAGAGACACCTCATTCGGGTAAGTGGTTGGCTGTAGGGCGTGGGTGGTCAGATGAAATATTTGCCGAGGATGTCGGCCGGTCTGCGCAGATTCGTAAAGTTGCCGCGGCCGTGCGCCAAGCCCAGGTCGACGCGAGTATCGACGATGTGTCTGACATTCACTGCGTACTTGTGAAGGCACCTTCGCTTACCCGAGAGACTATCGAAGATGCGCGGCGTCGGGGGAAAGACGTCGTCACCACTGACCTTGGGGTGGGCGAAAACGGAGCAATGTGTTTTTCTAATGACGGCTCTGCACTCGGTGTAGCGCTAGCCTTAGGGGAGATTGCCGAGCGAGATGTTAATGACACGATTGTGAGGCAACGATGGGATCTCTATTCCGAAGTTGCGTCAACGTCGTCTGGTGGAGAGAAGCGGCATGCTGAAATATTCCTCCTGGGGAACAGCACGAAAAGTGTAAGCGATCTGCGTATCGGTCACGGTATTACTCGAGATTTCATCGATCAGGAAGGGATTAAGAGTGCCCTTCGCAGCGCGGGGCTTGACTTCGATTGCGCTCCCAACCCGGAACAACAAAGCCATGTAGTAGCAGTCTTCGCTAAGATGATTGTTCCTGGCGACGGCCAGATCCGGGGCCATTCAAGCACGCTATTGCGGGAGTCAAACCCTGAGAGGACGGCAAAAGCTGTGGGCGGTGCGCTGATAGGGTCCGTGATCGGTGAAACCCGTTTCTTCATGTCGGGAGGGGAGCGGAACTCGCATCAGGGACCGCCCGGAGGAAGCCCCGTCGCGGCAGTCGTCCGTCCCTAG
- a CDS encoding transaldolase: MTQTTPTCLWNDSAAINELTYSIEHGAVGATCNPAIAYGILKKEIAEWRPRILAAADEMPSATEDRIAWRILEEMSIRAAKLLEPAFDASGGRNGRLSIQTDPRLYRDSRAIVDSAEAFNKLARNMIVKIPVTRAGVEAIEEATYRGVSINATVCFTAPQCVAVAEAVERGLMRRDSEGKDVKSMGPVCTIMVGRLDDWMKVLMDRRKIAIDPGACEWAGVAVFKNTYKLFRERGYRIRLLSAAFRNHMHWSELIGADAVISPPSAWQRLLNASDIEVRTRINDPVDPKIVDSLLTHFPDFKRAYEPDGMKVHEFDSYGATVRTLRQFLGACNELESLVRDTVLPDPS, translated from the coding sequence ATGACTCAGACGACGCCGACCTGTCTGTGGAACGACTCGGCCGCAATCAACGAGCTGACGTACTCCATCGAGCACGGGGCGGTCGGCGCCACCTGCAATCCCGCCATCGCCTACGGCATCCTGAAGAAAGAGATCGCCGAGTGGCGGCCGCGCATCTTGGCCGCGGCGGACGAGATGCCCTCCGCCACCGAGGACCGCATCGCCTGGCGGATTTTGGAGGAGATGTCGATTCGAGCAGCCAAGCTGCTCGAGCCGGCGTTCGACGCGAGCGGCGGCCGCAACGGTCGGCTTTCGATCCAGACCGATCCTCGCCTGTACCGCGACTCGCGCGCCATCGTCGATTCGGCCGAGGCGTTCAACAAGCTGGCGCGCAATATGATCGTGAAGATTCCGGTCACTCGCGCCGGGGTGGAGGCGATCGAGGAGGCGACCTACCGCGGGGTCAGCATCAACGCCACGGTGTGCTTCACCGCGCCTCAGTGCGTGGCGGTCGCCGAGGCTGTGGAACGGGGTCTTATGCGCCGCGATTCGGAGGGCAAGGACGTCAAGTCGATGGGTCCGGTCTGCACGATCATGGTCGGCCGCCTGGACGACTGGATGAAGGTGCTCATGGACAGGCGGAAGATAGCGATCGACCCGGGCGCCTGCGAGTGGGCGGGCGTAGCGGTGTTCAAGAACACGTATAAGCTCTTCCGCGAACGCGGATACCGCATCCGCCTGCTGTCGGCCGCTTTCCGCAACCACATGCACTGGAGCGAGCTCATCGGCGCCGACGCGGTCATCTCGCCGCCATCAGCCTGGCAGAGGCTGCTCAACGCTAGCGATATCGAGGTCAGAACGCGGATCAACGATCCTGTCGATCCAAAGATCGTCGACTCCCTCCTCACCCACTTCCCAGACTTCAAGCGCGCTTACGAGCCGGACGGGATGAAGGTGCATGAGTTTGACTCATACGGGGCCACGGTCAGGACCCTGCGCCAGTTCCTGGGTGCGTGCAACGAGCTGGAGTCCTTGGTGCGCGACACGGTGCTGCCGGACCCGTCCTAA
- the iolB gene encoding 5-deoxy-glucuronate isomerase — MVGGAGRGGFRIKGRPGRAPRAREGPGSQALAPVSHGPLVVGSRHQPNPSGLVISITPESAGWRYVGFDVYRLAHGQRIERPTDGREVCLVMLTGQADVGFGGQTWSRIGGRQSVFDGPPDCVYAPPSGALEVTAASGDCEVALAWAPAAHGVEPALIRASQVKPFQRGSGATARTVHNLLMEDRPAESLLVTEVYTPGGHWSSYPPHKHDTDDLPRESMLEETYYHRTRRAEGFAMQLVYTDDRSLDETLRVRDGDVVLVPRGYHPVAAGPGYDLYYLNVMAGPHRRWLVTTDPEHRWQLS; from the coding sequence ATGGTGGGAGGTGCCGGTCGCGGAGGTTTCCGAATCAAAGGACGTCCAGGCCGCGCGCCTCGAGCACGAGAAGGGCCAGGCTCGCAGGCGCTGGCACCTGTGAGCCACGGCCCGCTGGTAGTCGGGAGCCGCCATCAGCCCAACCCATCGGGGCTCGTGATCTCCATCACGCCCGAGTCGGCCGGATGGAGGTATGTCGGCTTCGACGTTTACCGGCTGGCTCACGGGCAGCGCATCGAGCGCCCGACAGACGGCCGTGAGGTGTGCCTGGTGATGCTCACGGGCCAAGCCGACGTCGGCTTCGGCGGTCAAACGTGGAGCAGAATCGGCGGAAGGCAGTCGGTTTTCGACGGGCCGCCCGACTGTGTCTATGCGCCGCCCAGTGGTGCGCTCGAAGTGACCGCCGCGAGCGGAGACTGCGAGGTCGCGCTGGCGTGGGCGCCGGCGGCCCACGGGGTCGAGCCGGCACTCATCCGCGCGAGCCAGGTCAAGCCCTTCCAGCGCGGCTCCGGAGCGACCGCGCGCACCGTCCACAACCTTCTGATGGAAGACCGGCCCGCGGAGTCGCTGCTGGTAACCGAGGTGTACACGCCCGGCGGCCACTGGTCGAGCTATCCGCCACATAAGCACGACACCGACGATCTGCCGCGCGAGAGCATGCTCGAGGAGACGTACTACCACCGGACACGCCGCGCGGAAGGTTTCGCCATGCAGCTCGTCTACACCGACGACCGCTCGCTGGACGAAACTCTGCGGGTGAGAGATGGCGACGTGGTGCTGGTTCCGCGCGGCTATCACCCAGTAGCGGCAGGCCCGGGTTACGACCTCTACTACCTCAATGTGATGGCGGGTCCGCACCGCCGCTGGCTAGTCACGACCGACCCAGAACACCGCTGGCAGCTGAGTTGA
- the iolD gene encoding 3D-(3,5/4)-trihydroxycyclohexane-1,2-dione acylhydrolase (decyclizing) has translation MAQALVRFLGAQHAERDSVEYRFFEGCFGIFGHGNLTGVGQALGERPDLLTYYQARNEQAMVHTAAGFARMRNRLSTLACTTSIGPGATNMVTGAAAATVNRLPVLLLPSDTFASRRPDPALQQLEIPARGDISANDALQPVSRYWDRIQRPEQLIPAALAAMRVLTSQTDTGAVTLALPQDVQTEAFDYPEEFFGSRVWHIARPLPDRALLDRAAALIKDAKRPLIVAGGGVIYSEATGALRSLVDATGIPEAETQAGKGSLPYDHEGALGAIGATGTLAANRLAAQADLIIGVGTRYSDFTTASRTAFQDPAVRFVNINVADADAIKLGGLALPGDARAALEAIGERLRGWSVHPEWRQLAERMRKDWDAEVTRLYRLGHGPLPAQSEVIGAVNELSAATDVVVCAAGSMPGDLHKLWRTRDPKGYHVEYGYSTMGYEIAGGLGVKLADPSREVYVMVGDGSYLMMAQEIVTSIQERAKLTIVLVDNQGFASIGSLSRDKGSEGFGTRYRYRVDGSLGDDSGKHESNELPVDLALNAEGLGAVVFRARNVEELRDALVESKKANRTVVIHVRTDRYQGVPGYESWWEVPVAEVSESKDVQAARLEHEKGQARRRWHL, from the coding sequence ATGGCTCAGGCGCTGGTGCGGTTTCTCGGCGCCCAGCATGCAGAACGCGACAGCGTGGAGTACCGGTTCTTCGAGGGCTGTTTCGGCATTTTCGGCCACGGAAACCTGACGGGAGTAGGACAGGCGCTGGGCGAACGCCCGGACCTTCTCACCTACTACCAAGCACGCAACGAACAGGCCATGGTCCACACCGCCGCCGGTTTCGCGCGAATGCGCAACCGGCTCTCCACCCTCGCGTGCACCACCTCGATCGGCCCCGGCGCGACCAACATGGTCACGGGCGCGGCGGCGGCCACGGTCAATCGCCTGCCGGTGCTGCTGCTCCCCAGCGACACGTTCGCGTCGCGGCGACCGGACCCGGCGCTGCAGCAGCTCGAGATTCCCGCCCGCGGCGATATCAGCGCAAACGATGCCTTGCAGCCGGTGTCCCGCTACTGGGATCGTATTCAGCGACCTGAGCAGCTGATTCCCGCGGCCCTCGCTGCCATGCGGGTGCTGACCAGCCAGACGGATACCGGCGCGGTCACGCTCGCTCTGCCACAGGACGTGCAGACCGAGGCTTTCGACTACCCGGAGGAGTTCTTCGGTAGTCGGGTGTGGCACATCGCCCGCCCGCTTCCTGATCGGGCGTTGCTGGACCGCGCCGCAGCTCTCATCAAGGACGCGAAACGGCCCCTCATCGTCGCGGGTGGCGGGGTCATCTACTCGGAAGCCACCGGCGCTCTGCGCTCGCTGGTCGACGCGACCGGCATCCCGGAGGCGGAGACTCAGGCGGGCAAGGGCTCGCTGCCATACGACCACGAGGGCGCGCTGGGCGCGATCGGCGCGACCGGCACGCTAGCGGCGAACCGGCTCGCGGCGCAGGCCGACCTCATAATCGGCGTTGGCACCCGCTACAGCGACTTCACCACTGCATCGCGGACTGCGTTTCAGGATCCAGCGGTGCGGTTCGTCAACATCAACGTTGCGGACGCCGACGCCATCAAGCTTGGTGGCCTCGCGCTGCCCGGCGACGCCCGTGCGGCCCTCGAGGCCATCGGCGAACGACTGCGCGGCTGGTCAGTGCACCCGGAATGGCGCCAGCTCGCCGAGCGAATGCGGAAGGATTGGGACGCTGAGGTCACGCGACTCTATCGGCTGGGCCACGGCCCGCTGCCGGCGCAGTCGGAGGTGATCGGCGCGGTCAACGAGCTGAGCGCGGCGACGGACGTCGTGGTGTGTGCGGCCGGTTCAATGCCTGGCGACCTGCACAAGCTGTGGCGGACGCGCGACCCGAAGGGCTACCACGTCGAGTACGGCTATTCGACGATGGGCTACGAGATCGCAGGCGGGCTTGGGGTCAAGCTCGCGGATCCGAGCCGCGAGGTGTACGTGATGGTGGGCGACGGCTCATATCTGATGATGGCCCAAGAGATAGTGACCTCCATCCAGGAGCGCGCCAAGCTGACCATCGTCCTGGTCGACAACCAGGGCTTCGCCTCCATCGGTTCTCTCTCGCGAGACAAGGGCAGCGAAGGCTTCGGCACACGCTACCGCTACCGAGTGGACGGTTCGCTCGGCGACGATTCGGGCAAGCACGAAAGCAACGAACTGCCTGTCGACCTCGCCCTCAACGCCGAGGGACTCGGCGCCGTGGTGTTTCGCGCGCGCAACGTGGAGGAGCTGCGCGACGCGCTGGTCGAGTCGAAGAAGGCGAACCGCACCGTCGTGATCCACGTGCGGACCGACCGCTACCAGGGTGTGCCCGGCTATGAGTCATGGTGGGAGGTGCCGGTCGCGGAGGTTTCCGAATCAAAGGACGTCCAGGCCGCGCGCCTCGAGCACGAGAAGGGCCAGGCTCGCAGGCGCTGGCACCTGTGA
- a CDS encoding sugar phosphate isomerase/epimerase, giving the protein MREGGAASSRSRVHVGVVMEAFLDRPLSEVGRWLASSLPAVTDVEVGTGGYAPHPHCDTGLLLRDAAARSSWLDEVGSFGLSVGALNVWGNPLHPDPEVARGHDAALRDTIRLAAALGVDRVVAMSGCPAGAPGDRTPHFAGGGWLPYLEGITELQWQDVVEPYWSEVAEFARREHPDLLICLELHPGTVTYNVETFERLARLGESIAANLDPSHFFWMQMDALAVAERLGPKVGHCHGKDVQFNADRLALNGLLDRRWPRPPEEMPWNFSVVGRGKDSGWWSRLVAVLLAKSRIHTIAIEHEDPFVDAEEGVVEAAAVLARALV; this is encoded by the coding sequence ATGAGGGAAGGGGGTGCGGCCTCGAGCCGCTCACGCGTTCATGTCGGCGTGGTGATGGAGGCATTCCTCGATCGCCCACTGTCCGAGGTTGGGCGGTGGCTCGCCTCTTCGCTCCCGGCGGTGACCGACGTCGAAGTGGGTACGGGCGGCTACGCCCCTCATCCGCATTGCGACACTGGGTTGCTCTTGCGCGACGCCGCGGCGCGGAGCAGTTGGCTGGATGAGGTCGGTTCGTTCGGCCTCTCTGTCGGCGCACTCAACGTATGGGGCAATCCGCTGCACCCCGACCCCGAGGTCGCGCGCGGCCACGATGCCGCGCTCCGCGACACCATCCGGCTCGCCGCCGCGCTCGGCGTGGACCGTGTTGTGGCGATGTCGGGCTGCCCGGCCGGCGCACCAGGCGACCGCACACCTCACTTCGCCGGCGGAGGCTGGCTGCCCTACCTCGAGGGCATCACGGAGCTGCAGTGGCAGGACGTGGTCGAGCCGTACTGGTCCGAGGTGGCCGAATTCGCGCGCCGTGAACACCCTGACCTTCTCATCTGCCTGGAACTCCACCCGGGAACCGTGACCTACAACGTCGAGACTTTCGAGCGCCTCGCCAGGTTGGGCGAGTCGATTGCCGCCAATCTGGACCCGAGCCACTTTTTCTGGATGCAAATGGACGCACTCGCCGTGGCGGAGCGGCTCGGACCGAAGGTCGGCCACTGCCACGGCAAGGACGTGCAGTTCAACGCCGACCGCCTCGCCCTCAACGGTCTGCTCGACCGCCGGTGGCCGCGGCCGCCGGAGGAGATGCCCTGGAACTTCTCTGTTGTGGGCAGGGGCAAGGATTCCGGGTGGTGGTCACGGCTGGTCGCAGTGCTGCTGGCTAAGAGTCGGATCCACACGATCGCTATCGAGCACGAGGATCCATTCGTCGACGCGGAGGAAGGGGTGGTGGAGGCTGCCGCCGTCCTCGCGCGCGCTCTGGTGTGA
- a CDS encoding LacI family transcriptional regulator → MSTARKPPGRDATIIDVARIAGVSKSTVSNVIRGSLGVTPQTKARVLEAVSKLSYRPNVLARHLVLQRTTTLGVVVGDLGNPFNAEMASHIAYEAARQGYRPMFCNTQGVAKAELDGLEGFVEHRAAGIVFLSQPVESAAAKRAVGRVPAVSVSCVCDWCDSVSADDRAGAKAATQHLIDLGHKRIAYVADPLVEDVADREREAGYRATLEAAGLRPAVFHWGGPPDQLTANARDRQVASIVADRITAIVSSNDYGAIEVLDSADRLGVKVPAELSVIGFDDVVTAGLARINLSTMRQPQPELAAAALKLLNERISGRAPRRLEHRTLPVTLVVRGSTGVAKTAR, encoded by the coding sequence ATGAGCACGGCACGCAAGCCGCCAGGCCGCGACGCGACGATCATCGACGTGGCCCGGATCGCGGGCGTGTCGAAGTCGACCGTCTCCAATGTGATCCGCGGTTCGCTGGGCGTGACGCCGCAGACCAAGGCGCGTGTCTTGGAAGCGGTGTCGAAGCTCTCGTACCGGCCGAACGTCCTCGCCCGCCACCTCGTCCTCCAGCGCACGACCACGCTCGGTGTGGTGGTCGGCGATCTGGGTAACCCGTTCAACGCCGAGATGGCGAGCCACATCGCCTACGAGGCTGCGCGCCAGGGATACCGCCCGATGTTCTGCAACACGCAGGGCGTGGCCAAAGCGGAGCTGGACGGTCTGGAGGGCTTCGTCGAGCACCGCGCCGCGGGCATCGTCTTCCTGTCACAACCGGTCGAGTCGGCTGCGGCGAAGCGCGCAGTCGGCCGCGTCCCAGCGGTCTCGGTTTCCTGCGTGTGCGACTGGTGCGACAGCGTTTCCGCCGACGATCGAGCCGGGGCCAAGGCGGCGACCCAGCACCTGATCGATCTCGGCCACAAGCGCATCGCCTATGTCGCCGACCCGCTCGTGGAGGACGTCGCGGACCGCGAGCGCGAAGCGGGCTATCGCGCCACGCTGGAGGCCGCAGGCCTCCGCCCGGCTGTCTTTCATTGGGGCGGTCCGCCGGACCAGCTGACCGCCAACGCGCGCGACCGCCAGGTCGCATCGATCGTGGCCGATCGCATCACGGCGATCGTGTCGTCGAACGACTACGGCGCGATCGAGGTGCTCGATTCGGCCGACCGCCTCGGTGTGAAGGTGCCGGCGGAGCTGTCGGTCATCGGGTTCGACGATGTGGTGACCGCCGGACTTGCCCGCATCAATCTCTCGACCATGCGCCAGCCGCAGCCCGAGCTTGCCGCCGCCGCGCTCAAACTACTCAACGAGCGCATCTCCGGGCGGGCGCCGCGCCGCCTCGAGCATCGCACCCTGCCCGTGACCCTGGTGGTGCGTGGTTCAACCGGTGTGGCGAAAACCGCGCGTTGA